One genomic window of Deltaproteobacteria bacterium includes the following:
- the hisA gene encoding 1-(5-phosphoribosyl)-5-[(5-phosphoribosylamino)methylideneamino]imidazole-4-carboxamide isomerase encodes MEIIPAIDLKGGQCVRLEQGDMKRDTVFSSDPVSMAKKWASLGATRLHLVDLDGAFKGTPRNKDIIEDIIDAISIPVQVGGGIRDIETIDEYISMGADRVILGTIAQKSPQFVIKACDIYHGRIVVGIDAKEGKVAIKGWAEVTSKNAMELAAEYEDYGVAAIIYTDISRDGMMRGPNIETTRELALSVDIPIIASGGVSSIDDIKKLLPLVNDGVEGVITGKAIYSGALDLKEAVDLAANGRTG; translated from the coding sequence TGAAAAGAGACACCGTATTTTCATCGGACCCCGTCTCAATGGCAAAAAAATGGGCATCCCTGGGAGCGACAAGGCTTCATCTTGTCGATCTCGATGGCGCTTTTAAGGGAACGCCCCGGAATAAGGACATTATTGAAGATATTATCGATGCCATCAGTATTCCTGTCCAGGTCGGCGGCGGCATAAGAGACATCGAAACAATCGATGAGTATATTTCCATGGGTGCAGACAGGGTCATTCTCGGCACAATTGCCCAGAAGAGTCCCCAATTTGTGATCAAGGCCTGTGATATATACCATGGAAGAATCGTCGTCGGTATTGATGCAAAAGAAGGAAAGGTAGCCATCAAGGGCTGGGCCGAGGTGACTTCCAAAAACGCCATGGAGCTGGCTGCCGAATATGAAGATTATGGCGTGGCTGCCATTATCTATACGGACATATCGAGAGATGGAATGATGCGGGGACCCAATATTGAGACGACCCGTGAACTGGCGCTTTCTGTCGATATACCGATTATAGCTTCGGGCGGTGTTTCTTCCATTGACGATATTAAAAAGCTTCTTCCTCTCGTAAATGACGGCGTAGAAGGGGTAATTACAGGCAAGGCAATTTATTCGGGCGCTCTCGACCTCAAAGAAGCTGTTGACCTTGCCGCAAATGGCAGGACAGGCTAA